A genomic stretch from Caballeronia sp. LZ062 includes:
- a CDS encoding FAD-binding oxidoreductase yields the protein MTATEAILALRDTLGAEVVALPEEFGDRRVVDWSGLPGEIPLALIRPRTTEEVAEALTICSRFRQPVVTQGGLTGLVGGANARGGEVALSLDRMNRIVEIDEVSGTMTVEAGAALQTVQEAASAAGFYFPLDLGARGSCSIGGNLATNAGGNRVIKYGMMRDQVLGLEAVLASGAIVGGLNKMIKNNSGYDLRHLLIGSEGTLAVITRVVLRLRPKPTATATAWCGLPDFKAVTTLLARSQAGLASGVSAFEVMWAGYHDTVLANLPQLRAPLGSAHPFYVLLESVGADPVRHGEAFEEFLGAMLEEGIVTDAAIASSEAHALAFWAIRDAPGEYQRFIPNHAAYDVSFSIAQVGEAAARCEARLREHWPQSLVMIYGHLGDGNIHIVVDVPGMDKHEHEDIDRVVYEVTRELNGSISAEHGIGVKKRHFLSQSRRETDIDAMRAIKGALDPLGLLNPGKVV from the coding sequence ATGACGGCAACAGAAGCAATACTTGCATTGCGCGACACCCTTGGCGCGGAAGTGGTCGCGCTGCCCGAAGAGTTCGGCGACCGGCGCGTCGTGGACTGGAGCGGGCTGCCGGGAGAGATTCCGCTCGCGCTCATTCGTCCGCGCACGACGGAGGAAGTCGCAGAGGCGCTGACCATTTGCTCGCGCTTTCGGCAGCCCGTGGTCACGCAAGGCGGACTGACGGGTCTCGTGGGCGGCGCGAATGCGCGCGGCGGAGAAGTGGCGCTGAGTCTCGATCGTATGAATCGCATCGTCGAGATCGACGAGGTGTCCGGCACGATGACGGTTGAAGCGGGCGCGGCGTTGCAGACCGTGCAGGAAGCGGCGAGCGCGGCAGGCTTCTACTTTCCGCTCGATCTCGGCGCCCGCGGCAGTTGCTCGATAGGCGGCAATCTCGCGACCAACGCGGGCGGCAATCGCGTCATCAAGTACGGCATGATGCGCGATCAGGTGCTCGGGCTTGAGGCGGTGCTGGCCAGCGGCGCGATCGTCGGCGGTCTCAACAAGATGATCAAGAACAATAGTGGCTATGACTTGCGGCATCTCTTGATCGGCAGCGAAGGCACGCTCGCGGTCATCACGCGCGTCGTGCTGCGTCTGCGTCCGAAGCCCACGGCAACGGCGACCGCATGGTGCGGCTTGCCGGACTTCAAGGCCGTCACTACGCTGCTTGCGCGCTCGCAGGCGGGGCTGGCGTCGGGCGTGTCGGCGTTCGAGGTCATGTGGGCGGGCTATCACGACACGGTGCTCGCCAACTTGCCGCAATTGCGCGCGCCGCTCGGTTCCGCGCATCCGTTCTATGTGCTGCTGGAAAGCGTTGGGGCCGATCCGGTGCGGCACGGGGAGGCGTTCGAGGAGTTCCTCGGCGCGATGCTGGAAGAAGGCATCGTGACGGATGCGGCGATTGCGTCATCGGAGGCGCACGCGCTCGCGTTCTGGGCTATCCGCGATGCGCCCGGGGAGTATCAGCGCTTCATTCCGAACCACGCAGCGTATGACGTGAGCTTTTCCATCGCGCAGGTCGGCGAAGCGGCCGCGCGCTGCGAGGCGCGGCTACGCGAACATTGGCCGCAGTCGCTCGTCATGATCTACGGGCACTTGGGCGATGGGAACATCCATATCGTCGTGGACGTGCCCGGCATGGACAAGCACGAACACGAGGATATCGACCGCGTCGTCTACGAGGTCACCCGCGAGTTGAACGGCTCCATATCGGCGGAGCATGGCATCGGCGTGAAGAAGCGGCATTTTCTATCGCAGAGCCGTCGCGAGACGGACATCGACGCGATGCGTGCGATCAAAGGCGCGCTCGATCCGCTCGGGCTTTTGAATCCGGGAAAAGTGGTCTAG
- a CDS encoding anti-sigma factor, with translation MNKQTTPISEDDIQAYVDGVIADHRRDEIDRLLETDHALASRVSDYFALNNMLHDRYDRVLQEPLPERLTMALDAPPAATVNAGHAPAANWAKYAGMAAALVLGIGIGVGGMMSPPARNMLVSSDDNASLRHASLTKDESFARQSAIAYVTYAPMVTRPVEVGADQEEELVKWLSNRLGTDVHAPVLTHVGFNLMGGRLLPGDEGPIAQFMYHDANGERITLNVSHRKVSRDVTAFKLYQDGSVNVFYWVDGDFGYAVSGAIPRPQLLAISHDVYEQLTARNGQGAAVR, from the coding sequence ATGAACAAACAAACGACTCCCATCAGCGAAGACGACATCCAAGCCTATGTCGATGGCGTCATTGCCGATCATCGACGCGACGAGATCGACCGATTGCTGGAAACGGATCATGCACTCGCGAGCCGCGTAAGCGATTACTTTGCGCTCAACAACATGCTTCACGACCGCTACGATCGCGTATTGCAAGAGCCGTTGCCTGAGCGCCTCACCATGGCTCTGGACGCGCCGCCCGCCGCGACCGTGAATGCCGGCCATGCTCCTGCCGCGAACTGGGCGAAGTACGCGGGCATGGCGGCGGCGCTCGTGCTGGGCATAGGCATCGGCGTGGGCGGCATGATGAGTCCGCCTGCGCGCAATATGCTTGTTTCGAGTGACGACAACGCTTCGCTTCGACATGCGAGCCTGACGAAGGACGAGTCGTTCGCGCGTCAATCGGCGATTGCGTATGTGACGTATGCGCCGATGGTCACGCGTCCTGTCGAAGTCGGCGCGGACCAGGAAGAGGAACTCGTCAAGTGGCTATCGAACCGGCTCGGCACCGATGTGCATGCACCGGTGCTCACGCACGTGGGCTTCAATCTGATGGGCGGACGCCTGTTGCCCGGCGACGAAGGCCCGATCGCCCAATTCATGTATCACGACGCCAATGGGGAACGCATTACGCTGAACGTGTCGCATCGCAAGGTGAGCCGCGACGTGACCGCCTTCAAGCTCTATCAGGATGGCTCTGTCAACGTGTTCTATTGGGTCGATGGCGACTTCGGCTATGCAGTGTCGGGAGCGATCCCGCGCCCGCAATTGCTCGCCATATCGCATGACGTGTATGAACAACTGACCGCGAGAAACGGGCAGGGCGCCGCTGTTCGATGA
- a CDS encoding sigma-70 family RNA polymerase sigma factor codes for MSVREQLMDHLPRLRRYARALIRNQELADDLVQDTLERALRHTEKFQSGTDLRAWLFTIMHNVFANQARRADARAVHLSVDDDPLDETQFAVASRDTQSLEMRDLDYALQRLPVEQRQVVLLVGLEEMSYAEVALALDIPLGTVMSRLSRGRERLRALMAGKQEGVQLKVVR; via the coding sequence ATGAGCGTGCGTGAACAACTGATGGATCATCTTCCGCGCTTGCGTCGTTATGCTCGCGCGCTGATCCGCAATCAGGAACTGGCCGACGATCTCGTGCAGGACACGCTCGAACGCGCGCTTCGGCACACCGAGAAGTTTCAATCCGGCACCGATCTGCGTGCATGGCTATTCACGATCATGCACAACGTGTTCGCCAATCAGGCGCGCCGCGCCGATGCGCGTGCGGTGCATCTGTCGGTCGATGACGATCCGCTCGACGAAACCCAGTTCGCGGTCGCCAGCCGCGACACGCAATCGCTCGAAATGCGAGACCTCGACTACGCGCTGCAACGGCTGCCGGTCGAGCAGCGTCAAGTGGTGCTGCTCGTCGGTCTCGAAGAGATGTCGTATGCCGAAGTCGCCCTCGCGCTTGACATTCCGCTCGGCACGGTCATGTCGCGGCTCTCGCGCGGACGGGAAAGACTGCGTGCGCTCATGGCAGGCAAGCAGGAAGGCGTGCAATTGAAGGTGGTGCGATGA
- a CDS encoding transcriptional regulator gives MTRSRATVDPLSDIRLSETDVQAFADGLLAPERANALRAYLSSRPDEARRVVFYDRLNAQLRSMFDNECVAPRKGDRRFGARLRLWMAIVGCLSLVIAAIWATVRVPDAAFERAAVSALAMETAGSGRGVDVTDAPDLSSAGFRAVDSRSVTLGAFAGVKVIAYRNASNEPLVLLSTCAPPASMRSPWHAHRIGTARLVEWTSTSGVRTVVGSRAGTPGLMRAAELLMARENMQRIEP, from the coding sequence TTGACCCGAAGCCGTGCGACCGTGGACCCGCTTTCAGACATCCGCCTTTCCGAAACCGACGTGCAGGCTTTCGCCGACGGGCTGCTCGCGCCGGAGCGGGCCAACGCGTTGCGCGCCTATCTGTCGAGCAGGCCGGACGAAGCGCGCAGGGTAGTGTTCTATGATCGGCTCAATGCACAGCTGCGCTCGATGTTCGACAACGAGTGCGTTGCGCCCCGGAAAGGCGATAGACGATTCGGCGCGCGGCTGCGGCTGTGGATGGCCATCGTCGGCTGTCTTTCGCTGGTGATTGCCGCTATCTGGGCCACGGTGCGCGTACCCGACGCCGCGTTCGAACGCGCGGCCGTATCCGCATTGGCGATGGAGACGGCCGGGTCCGGGCGCGGCGTCGATGTCACCGATGCGCCCGATCTGTCATCGGCGGGCTTTCGCGCCGTCGATTCGCGGAGCGTCACGCTCGGCGCATTCGCTGGCGTCAAGGTCATCGCGTATCGCAATGCAAGCAACGAACCGCTCGTGCTCTTGTCCACGTGTGCACCGCCCGCATCCATGCGTTCGCCGTGGCACGCGCATAGAATCGGAACGGCGCGTCTGGTCGAATGGACGTCGACGTCGGGCGTTCGCACGGTCGTCGGCTCGCGCGCGGGCACGCCTGGTCTCATGCGTGCCGCCGAATTGCTGATGGCTCGCGAGAACATGCAACGGATTGAACCATGA
- a CDS encoding DUF4148 domain-containing protein — protein sequence MNIAKLFAVSAALVVSTGAFAQGLTRDEVRAQLVQAEQSGSRLVTDASYPDVSPIYQNQTAHSKTQDSDAYGGMKTASGAGSAPMNMSDCVGPYSFCHIYAGS from the coding sequence ATGAACATCGCCAAACTGTTTGCCGTTTCCGCCGCACTGGTCGTTTCAACGGGCGCGTTCGCGCAAGGCCTTACGCGCGACGAGGTTCGCGCGCAACTCGTGCAGGCCGAGCAGAGCGGCTCGCGCCTCGTGACAGATGCCTCGTATCCGGACGTCAGCCCGATTTATCAGAACCAGACGGCGCATTCGAAGACCCAGGACAGCGACGCGTATGGCGGCATGAAGACCGCATCGGGCGCGGGAAGTGCGCCTATGAACATGTCCGACTGTGTCGGTCCCTACAGCTTTTGCCACATTTACGCGGGCTCTTGA
- a CDS encoding catalase family peroxidase has translation MRLLRNPRRNAPELTKLALIGASVLGISTAFAYVAGVGATHRLTSTKIVDTLQSVGGVHAGYRRNHAKGVCVEGWFDGNGNASSISRAEVFTRERTPVTGRFAIPGPNPFVSDSGNPVRSLALEFRLRDGEQWRTAMNSTPVFIVNSARGFYEQLIASRPNPGTGKPDPMKLAAFFAAHPETFPFRDWVKTHAPSSSFANAAYYSINAFRATDASGAVHFVRWSLVPDATYEPVSPSNATRHDFLDDELKGRLAHGAQRWHLILTVAQPGDITNDATKAWPEDRKQIDAGTLVINRETAQADGDCRDINFDPTVLPAGLSVSDDPLLAARSSAYSVSFNRRTQEEAQHEAH, from the coding sequence ATGAGGCTTTTGCGGAACCCGCGACGAAACGCGCCTGAACTGACGAAGCTGGCGCTCATCGGCGCCAGCGTACTCGGCATCAGCACTGCGTTCGCCTACGTGGCGGGCGTCGGCGCCACGCATAGACTGACATCGACGAAGATCGTCGATACGCTGCAAAGCGTGGGCGGCGTGCATGCCGGATACCGGCGCAATCACGCCAAGGGCGTATGCGTCGAAGGCTGGTTCGACGGCAACGGCAACGCATCATCCATCTCTCGTGCCGAAGTCTTCACGCGCGAACGCACGCCGGTCACGGGGCGGTTTGCGATACCCGGCCCCAACCCCTTCGTCAGCGACTCAGGCAACCCCGTGCGCAGCCTCGCCCTCGAGTTCCGTCTGCGCGACGGCGAGCAATGGCGCACGGCAATGAACAGTACTCCTGTATTTATCGTCAACAGCGCGCGGGGATTCTACGAGCAACTGATCGCTTCACGTCCCAATCCCGGAACGGGCAAACCGGACCCCATGAAGCTCGCCGCCTTCTTCGCTGCGCACCCGGAAACCTTCCCGTTTCGCGACTGGGTCAAGACGCACGCACCATCATCGAGCTTCGCGAATGCCGCGTACTACAGCATCAACGCGTTCCGCGCGACCGACGCATCCGGAGCCGTGCATTTCGTGCGCTGGTCGCTGGTTCCAGACGCAACTTACGAGCCGGTGTCGCCAAGCAATGCTACGCGCCACGACTTCCTCGACGATGAACTGAAGGGACGCCTCGCGCACGGTGCGCAGCGATGGCATCTGATACTGACAGTCGCGCAGCCGGGCGACATCACGAACGACGCGACGAAAGCATGGCCCGAAGACCGCAAACAGATCGACGCCGGCACGCTGGTCATCAATCGTGAGACCGCGCAAGCCGACGGCGATTGCCGCGACATCAATTTCGACCCCACGGTGTTGCCCGCGGGACTCTCGGTTTCTGACGATCCGTTGCTAGCGGCGCGATCGTCTGCGTACTCAGTGTCGTTCAACCGCAGAACTCAAGAGGAGGCGCAGCATGAAGCGCACTAA
- a CDS encoding cytochrome b: MKRTNANHFSPAARWIHWLMALLVIAMLFIGIGMVATLSSWHQTLIAIHRPLGIAILLLTVLRLGVRLTHGTPALPDDMPRWQQRIAHGSHGLFYALLFAVPIVGWSMLSAAGYPVVLFGGVHLPPIAPVNVRLYALLRSAHTYLALLLFATFVMHFAAALFHGLIRRDDVFSSMTRSGR; encoded by the coding sequence ATGAAGCGCACTAACGCGAACCACTTCAGCCCCGCTGCGCGCTGGATTCACTGGCTCATGGCGCTGCTTGTCATCGCCATGCTGTTCATCGGCATCGGCATGGTCGCCACGCTTTCGTCGTGGCATCAGACCTTGATCGCGATACATCGTCCTCTGGGTATCGCAATTCTCTTGCTGACGGTGTTGCGTCTCGGTGTACGCCTGACGCACGGGACGCCCGCCCTTCCCGACGACATGCCCCGATGGCAGCAGCGCATCGCGCATGGCTCGCATGGGCTCTTTTATGCGCTGCTCTTCGCCGTGCCGATCGTCGGATGGTCGATGCTATCCGCCGCCGGATATCCGGTCGTCCTCTTCGGCGGCGTGCATCTTCCTCCCATTGCGCCCGTGAACGTGCGGCTCTATGCGCTGCTGCGAAGCGCGCACACGTATCTCGCGCTCTTGCTGTTCGCCACCTTCGTGATGCACTTCGCCGCAGCACTGTTTCATGGCCTGATTCGCCGCGACGACGTGTTTTCCAGCATGACGCGCAGCGGCCGGTGA
- a CDS encoding 3-deoxy-D-arabino-heptulosonate 7-phosphate synthase: MSVPFLLQETLRVVPRRYRLPALPAASDDLSKTQPATALAIVIEQARRAMARGEGLTASMKHAFVDSLARLIEEAMRDVSGDPVFKATLLRHRAAEVREYVALSEHAKEDRRSIRASVNAIAHPGKHRTSSERQREAFARLHAAASSPYCHGLADIAHDLLSAPDIANDSPLRQWLTRLVESPSLLRLQRLESLREDERVRQYVALWDKNGPRSGSAQAAAQGNASQKRGTAAEARAARALRVMADRLNQEEGADRPYRVVTSMRAPATIPGSAERAKSEWDAVLLRQAIGSDETPLWDVCLLVESKASVDAATTDLSRLLRGIALLAHAEENVAYAFDTSQGAVHLRGSSLRELSTDEGSLQKSVVYCCDAPFEAAQRVLGAGSRMQLLSAQPSLEFAIMLEDGQAADTQTLEPVWDQLLHLPRWRSVLDQYQTLRRVRELMVHTEDLRTAIDEVSARRTLPGGPTR; the protein is encoded by the coding sequence ATGTCGGTTCCTTTCCTGCTTCAAGAGACGCTCAGAGTCGTTCCACGCCGCTATCGCTTGCCCGCGCTTCCTGCGGCATCGGATGATCTGTCCAAGACCCAGCCCGCTACCGCGCTTGCCATTGTCATCGAGCAAGCCCGTCGCGCAATGGCGCGTGGTGAAGGACTCACCGCATCGATGAAGCACGCATTCGTGGATAGCCTAGCTCGCTTGATCGAAGAAGCCATGCGCGACGTTTCAGGCGATCCGGTCTTCAAAGCCACCTTGCTAAGACACCGTGCAGCCGAGGTGCGCGAATACGTGGCGTTGTCCGAGCACGCGAAAGAGGATCGTCGATCCATTCGGGCCAGCGTCAACGCCATCGCGCACCCAGGCAAGCACCGAACGTCGTCGGAGCGGCAGCGCGAAGCGTTCGCGCGACTGCACGCTGCTGCGTCGTCGCCTTACTGTCACGGCCTCGCCGACATCGCGCACGATCTGCTTTCGGCTCCCGACATCGCGAACGATTCGCCGCTTCGTCAATGGCTGACGCGACTCGTTGAAAGCCCTTCGTTGCTTCGCCTGCAGCGTCTCGAATCGCTGCGTGAAGATGAACGAGTGCGTCAGTATGTGGCGCTATGGGACAAGAATGGTCCGCGCTCTGGCAGTGCGCAGGCCGCTGCGCAAGGGAACGCGTCGCAGAAGCGCGGAACGGCGGCCGAAGCACGGGCCGCTCGGGCACTGCGAGTGATGGCGGATCGTCTCAATCAAGAAGAAGGCGCGGACCGACCGTATCGCGTCGTGACCTCGATGCGCGCTCCCGCGACTATTCCGGGAAGCGCCGAACGCGCCAAGAGCGAATGGGATGCCGTGCTGCTGAGGCAGGCAATTGGCAGCGATGAAACGCCGCTATGGGATGTCTGTCTGCTTGTGGAATCGAAAGCGTCCGTCGATGCGGCAACCACCGATCTCTCTCGCCTGCTTCGTGGTATCGCGCTTCTTGCCCATGCTGAAGAAAACGTGGCTTACGCGTTCGACACAAGCCAAGGCGCCGTGCATTTGCGCGGTTCCTCGTTGCGTGAGTTGAGCACGGACGAGGGCAGCTTGCAGAAAAGCGTTGTCTATTGCTGCGATGCGCCTTTTGAAGCGGCTCAGCGTGTACTCGGCGCAGGCAGTCGCATGCAACTGCTGTCGGCGCAACCGAGCCTCGAATTCGCCATCATGCTCGAAGATGGGCAAGCAGCCGATACACAAACGCTCGAACCCGTGTGGGATCAGCTGCTTCATTTGCCTCGGTGGCGTAGTGTGCTGGATCAATACCAGACCTTGCGGCGGGTACGCGAACTCATGGTCCATACGGAAGATCTGCGGACCGCGATCGACGAGGTGTCAGCGCGCCGAACATTGCCGGGCGGGCCAACTCGATGA
- a CDS encoding ABC transporter permease subunit: MTPDLISTPKQSKDEKGAPQSASQRLKQLFTRYKLLALLLAVAVIWLLFSVLTDGAFVTPRNLSNLLRQMSITGMLACGMVFVIISGEIDLSVGSLLGLLGGVAAILDVTYHWPIAATLPVVMLLGVAVGLFNGWWSTYRRVPSFIVGLGGMLAYRGILLGITGGSTIAPVSDSLVFIGQGYLPRIAGDTLAVALFVLLALLTLRQRRSRQRYGLPVVAPWQDGVKIVAAGVILFAFVATLNRYGGIPVPVLVLLALLGVFTYIATQTVFGRRIYAVGSNLEATRLSGINTDRVKLAIFALMGLMCAFGGLVNTARLAAGSPSAGSMGELDAIAACFIGGTSMRGGSGTVYGAIIGALVMASLDNGMSMLDVDSYWQMIVKGAILVIAVWIDVVSGTARR, from the coding sequence ATGACTCCCGATCTCATTTCCACGCCCAAGCAGAGCAAAGACGAGAAGGGCGCGCCGCAGTCCGCCAGCCAGCGGTTGAAGCAGCTTTTCACGCGCTACAAGCTGCTTGCGCTGCTGCTTGCTGTGGCCGTCATCTGGCTATTGTTCTCTGTCCTGACCGATGGCGCATTCGTCACGCCGCGCAATCTTTCCAACCTGTTGCGCCAGATGTCGATCACCGGGATGCTTGCATGCGGCATGGTGTTCGTCATTATCTCCGGTGAAATCGACTTATCCGTCGGCTCACTGCTGGGCCTGCTCGGCGGTGTGGCAGCGATTCTCGATGTCACGTATCACTGGCCTATTGCTGCAACGTTGCCCGTCGTGATGCTGCTCGGCGTGGCCGTTGGTCTCTTCAACGGATGGTGGTCCACCTATCGACGGGTGCCCTCGTTCATCGTGGGGCTGGGCGGCATGCTGGCGTATCGCGGCATATTGCTCGGTATAACAGGTGGTTCGACTATCGCGCCGGTGTCCGATTCGCTCGTGTTCATCGGGCAAGGCTATCTGCCGCGTATTGCGGGCGATACGCTTGCCGTCGCGCTCTTCGTCTTGCTTGCACTCCTGACGCTACGTCAACGACGCAGCCGTCAGCGTTATGGCTTGCCTGTCGTCGCGCCTTGGCAAGACGGCGTGAAAATCGTCGCAGCAGGAGTCATTCTTTTTGCCTTCGTCGCGACGCTGAACCGCTACGGCGGCATTCCGGTCCCCGTGCTCGTGCTGCTCGCGCTGCTCGGCGTGTTCACCTACATCGCGACGCAAACGGTGTTCGGCCGGCGCATCTATGCAGTCGGCTCGAATCTGGAAGCGACGCGCCTGTCCGGGATCAACACAGACCGCGTGAAGCTCGCCATCTTTGCGTTGATGGGCTTAATGTGCGCATTCGGCGGACTCGTCAATACGGCGCGTCTTGCGGCGGGATCGCCTTCCGCGGGATCGATGGGCGAACTCGATGCCATCGCCGCATGCTTCATCGGCGGAACGTCGATGCGTGGCGGCTCGGGCACGGTGTATGGCGCGATCATCGGCGCACTCGTGATGGCGAGCCTCGACAACGGCATGTCGATGCTGGATGTCGACTCGTACTGGCAGATGATCGTCAAAGGCGCGATTCTCGTGATCGCCGTTTGGATCGACGTGGTGTCGGGCACTGCGCGGCGCTAA
- the xylG gene encoding D-xylose ABC transporter ATP-binding protein, translated as MAQALLEMRGIAKSFGGVKALDGIDLVVNQGECVGLCGENGAGKSTLMKVLSGVFPYGTWQGEIHWDGKPLQATSIRDTERAGIIIIHQELMLVPQLSVAENIFLGNEITLPGGRMNYPAMYQRASELLDELNIQGINVAQPVMNYGGGHQQLIEIAKALNKKARLLILDEPSSSLTAAETQILLDIVRDLKRRGVACVYISHKLDEVEAVCDTVTVIRDGKHVATHPMRGLSTDRVIAMMVGREITNLFPRPAKEDRHEIGDVIFEARNVTCFDITNPNRKRVDDVSFALRKGEILGVAGLVGAGRTELMQAVFGAYAGESSAQVFVKGKPVTIRTPADAIAAKIAMVPEDRKRHGIVPQLGVGHNITLAVLRRFAKGGRIDTAAELDTIHTEMKRLSVRAAHPMLSIASLSGGNQQKAVLTRMLLTDPEVLILDEPTRGVDVGAKYEIYKLMFELGRRGVSIVMVSSELPEVLGVADRVLVIGEGELRGDFINDGLTQEDILSAAIATRQDSDSIDSASLA; from the coding sequence ATGGCACAGGCGCTATTGGAGATGCGCGGCATCGCCAAATCGTTCGGCGGTGTGAAGGCGCTCGACGGCATCGATCTCGTCGTGAATCAAGGCGAGTGTGTGGGACTCTGCGGCGAAAATGGCGCAGGCAAGTCCACACTCATGAAGGTGCTGTCGGGCGTTTTCCCGTATGGCACGTGGCAGGGCGAAATACACTGGGACGGCAAGCCGCTTCAGGCGACCAGCATTCGCGATACCGAGCGCGCGGGCATCATCATCATTCATCAGGAACTGATGCTCGTGCCGCAACTGTCGGTGGCCGAGAATATCTTCCTCGGCAACGAGATCACGCTGCCCGGCGGTCGCATGAATTATCCGGCAATGTATCAGCGCGCGAGTGAACTACTCGACGAGCTGAACATTCAGGGCATTAATGTGGCGCAGCCGGTGATGAACTACGGCGGCGGGCATCAGCAACTCATTGAAATCGCCAAGGCGCTGAACAAGAAGGCGAGATTGCTGATCCTCGACGAGCCTTCTTCATCGCTTACCGCAGCCGAAACGCAGATTCTTCTCGACATCGTCCGGGACCTGAAGCGGCGCGGCGTTGCGTGCGTGTACATCTCGCACAAGCTAGATGAGGTTGAGGCGGTTTGCGATACCGTCACGGTCATTCGCGACGGCAAACACGTCGCCACGCATCCCATGCGTGGCCTCAGCACGGACCGCGTGATTGCGATGATGGTCGGTCGAGAGATCACGAACCTTTTCCCGCGTCCCGCGAAGGAAGACCGGCACGAGATTGGCGACGTGATCTTTGAAGCGCGCAACGTCACGTGTTTCGATATCACGAATCCGAATCGCAAGCGCGTCGACGACGTGTCGTTCGCGCTAAGAAAGGGCGAGATTCTCGGCGTCGCCGGGCTCGTCGGGGCGGGCCGTACCGAACTGATGCAGGCGGTCTTCGGCGCCTACGCAGGAGAGAGTTCCGCGCAGGTGTTCGTGAAGGGCAAGCCCGTCACCATTCGCACACCGGCCGACGCCATCGCGGCAAAGATCGCAATGGTGCCGGAGGATCGCAAGCGCCATGGCATCGTCCCGCAACTCGGCGTCGGGCATAACATCACCCTCGCGGTGTTGCGGCGCTTTGCCAAAGGCGGCCGCATTGATACCGCCGCGGAACTCGACACGATTCACACGGAGATGAAGCGGCTTTCCGTGCGCGCCGCGCATCCCATGCTGTCCATAGCAAGTCTTTCCGGCGGCAATCAGCAGAAGGCGGTACTCACACGCATGTTGCTGACCGATCCGGAAGTGCTGATTCTGGACGAACCCACGCGCGGCGTCGATGTAGGCGCGAAATACGAAATCTACAAGCTGATGTTCGAGCTTGGGCGGCGGGGCGTTTCCATCGTCATGGTGTCTTCGGAACTGCCGGAAGTGCTCGGCGTGGCAGACCGTGTGCTCGTCATCGGCGAAGGCGAACTGCGGGGTGATTTCATCAACGACGGCCTCACGCAGGAAGACATTCTTTCCGCCGCCATTGCAACGCGGCAAGACAGTGATTCAATCGATTCAGCGAGCCTCGCATGA
- the xylF gene encoding D-xylose ABC transporter substrate-binding protein, whose translation MKSSIRRSVLSSLVCAVMCAGFSMVAPLAHASKDKPEIGFCIDDLRVERWSRDRDYFVAAATQLGAKVSVQSADASEARQISQIENLISRGVDVIVIVPFNSKTLGNVVAEAHKAGIKVVSYDRLILDADVDAYISFDNEKVGELQAQGVYNAQPKGNYFLLGGAPTDNNAKMLRQGQMKVLKPAVDRGDIKIVGQQWVPEWSASTALRITEDALTANNNKIDAIVASNDGTAGGAIQALAAQKLAGKVPVSGQDADLAAVKRLVAGTQTMTVYKPLKLIAGNAAKLAVDLAKGDKPAFNAKYDNGKKQVDTVLLQPTLLTKSNVDVVIKDGFYSQAQLAGN comes from the coding sequence ATGAAATCATCCATTCGCCGTTCGGTATTGAGTTCGCTCGTCTGCGCCGTCATGTGCGCAGGCTTTTCGATGGTCGCGCCGCTTGCCCATGCAAGCAAGGACAAGCCCGAGATCGGGTTCTGTATCGACGACTTGCGCGTTGAACGCTGGTCGCGGGATCGCGACTATTTCGTGGCTGCCGCGACACAGCTCGGCGCGAAAGTATCGGTACAGTCGGCCGACGCGAGCGAAGCGCGGCAAATCTCGCAGATCGAGAATCTGATTTCGCGTGGCGTCGATGTCATCGTAATCGTGCCGTTCAATTCGAAGACGCTCGGTAATGTGGTGGCCGAGGCGCACAAGGCGGGCATCAAGGTCGTCTCGTATGACCGCCTGATTCTGGATGCGGACGTCGATGCCTATATCTCGTTCGACAACGAAAAGGTGGGCGAATTGCAGGCGCAAGGCGTGTATAACGCCCAGCCCAAGGGCAATTACTTCCTGCTTGGCGGGGCGCCTACCGACAACAACGCAAAGATGCTGCGACAAGGGCAGATGAAGGTGCTCAAGCCGGCGGTCGATCGCGGCGACATCAAGATCGTCGGCCAGCAATGGGTGCCGGAATGGAGCGCATCCACCGCGCTGCGCATCACCGAGGATGCGTTGACCGCAAACAACAACAAGATCGATGCCATCGTCGCGTCCAACGACGGCACCGCAGGCGGCGCCATTCAGGCGCTGGCCGCGCAAAAGCTCGCGGGCAAGGTGCCGGTATCCGGGCAAGACGCGGACCTCGCCGCCGTGAAGCGTCTCGTCGCGGGCACGCAGACCATGACGGTCTACAAGCCGCTCAAGCTGATTGCGGGCAATGCAGCGAAACTTGCCGTCGATCTGGCCAAGGGCGACAAGCCCGCCTTTAACGCGAAGTACGACAACGGCAAGAAGCAGGTCGACACGGTACTGCTGCAGCCGACGCTGCTGACCAAGTCCAACGTGGACGTCGTCATCAAGGACGGCTTCTATTCGCAAGCGCAACTTGCCGGCAACTGA